From Parasteatoda tepidariorum isolate YZ-2023 chromosome 1, CAS_Ptep_4.0, whole genome shotgun sequence, one genomic window encodes:
- the LOC107454654 gene encoding uncharacterized protein: protein METDKMEQSENVEANEEKAMFDQETTDLFLNSFKIETIKSINIEKATDSSWINHNNPRIDITEPEMLENRKIHYTRRYLLDLRYHPLSRVFPVCLKSFQDTRELPLRAPEIQQENTFTCLIAEEYYDYRNMDHILFYTSLPYRNRRLPLTRATSWNLPKLCY from the exons ATGGAAACAGATAAAATGGAACAAAGCGAAAACGTTGAGGCAAATGAAGAAAAGGCGATGTTTGATCAAGAGACgacagatttgtttttaaattctttcaagaTCGAAACAATT AAATCAATTAACATTGAAAAAGCAACTGATTCATCTTGGATAAACCATAATAACCCAAGGATAGACATCACTGAACCAGAGATGCTTGAAAATCGCAAGATACATTATACTAGACGATATCTCTTGGATTTACGTTACCACCCTCTTTCTAGAGTATTTCCTGTTTGtctaaaaagttttcaagataCGAGAGAGTTACCTCTAAGAGCCCCGGAA atccAGCAGGAAAATACTTTCACTTGTCTCATTGCTGAG GAATATTATGACTATCGAAACATGGATCACATATTGTTTTATACTAGCTTGCCTTATAGAAACAGAAGATTGCCATTGACTCGGGCGACTAGCTGGAATCTGCCGAAACTCTGTTATTGA